A segment of the Aureliella helgolandensis genome:
TTTCGAACAATTGTGGAAGACACGACTAACGAAGCGTTATGAAGTGCAATTGGGGAAGGGTTAAATCAAAAATTGAAACCAGGAGTCGCAGTGCTTCAAGCTTCATGCCTCTAACTTCAAGCTTGTTTGGATGTACTCCGATGCGGCAGTTAGTCGTGTTTGGTAACCACCCAACGAAGTTGTTTGCCGAGTAAACCGCTCCGGTCGTTAGCAATGCCATCGACAGTGGACACACGACGGCGATTCTCACCGAGATTCGCGGACGATCACGCTGCTTTCGGTCGCCGGTAACGCGATACCTTAGGGACGTCATCGTTGTGATGTATTCCCGGACAAGCAGTTGGACTTTGTGTTGTGATCGGTCGGCGAAGGTTTCGAATGAGCCAGGCCTTTAGCTAAGATGTAGTCCAATTCGTTGGTTGGTCGATCAAGAAACGCTGGTGGGAGTCGAACCCACATAAACCGGGTTGCAGCCGGCCGCCTAGCCATCTGGCTCCAGCGTTAGGATAGGGGGGAGTCTTGAGTTGCGAGTCCTGAGGGAAATGGGAAGTTATGCGAAATCATCGAAAGCTACGCGCGTTCGAGTTGGCGGATGAACTTGTCATGTCGGTTTATTCAGCAACGAGGACATTTCCGAAGGACGAAATGTTCGGACTTACATCACAACTTCGCCGAGCTCCCGCTTCAATTCCATCCAACATCGTCGAAGGATATGCGAAGTACTCTGAGGCAGATTTCCTGCGATTCCTCGACATGGCATTGGGATTTATTCGCGAGGTCGAGTATCAGCTGACCATCGCTAGGCGACTCGAATACACAAATGGCGAGACCGCCGAACAACTCGTAAGCAAAGCGATCCGTCCAGCCTTATGCGTCTGCCTTAGTTATTGTCGTGGTTCGCTCCGCGAACCCAACGTGATGATCGCGGAGCGATCAACGACTATCAACAAACCATCGGTGAATCGAACGCTTCCACCCACTTTGCAAGGAACCAGTCGTCGCCTTGGTACATTTGACCACTAAATCCGTCATCAGTTTCAAGCAGGCGCGCAGAAACACAAACAGGACTCGCCATAAGAAACTCAACAGAAAACTTTGTCGCTGCGAACCCGTATGTCGTTACCGTCCCCTTGGCCCTCACGCACAAGCAGGGCTACAAGATCCTTACAACCCTGCTGGCTAGCGGCCCCGAGACCTATCCGCTGATTCCGGGAACCGAAAAGTTCGAGGGCCATGAGGTCTATCCGAAAATTTCGGACCTGCCAATCTTCTCCGAATCACTGTCGATCTCGTCTTCCCCCACAGCTATCCCAACTCCTTTTCTTGCGTTGGGTTCCAGCCTGCCGGTGTCCGGGGCACCAGGTAACCTACTCGGTACCACCACAAAATGCAGCTGCGTTGAGGGTGACGACGCTATCGCCCGGAATAATTGAGAATAGCACTTAAAGCGTTCGTTGCTCCAATCCTTGAGAACAACTGAAACACTGGACTGGGTGAGCCTGCGTCGAATTCTGGTCAGAAGCATTGACTAGCGGATCGATAGCTGTAATCTACAGGTTGCCGGCTTGCGTGAATTCTTCCGGCGAGTTCGATGAACAAACGTGCAACCTCACCTCGCATGAGACGAGTGATATGCCTTCACCAGAAAATCGCAGCGTTCGACTTCCACACCTCGCCTCCGTCGTGCGGATACTTTTCGCATTGTTCCTTGTCGGCACCGGGATCATGACGCTTGGGTTCGCCACGCGCGGCTATCCCGTGGGTGAGACACCGGATGAGGTTGGCCAATTCATGATTGCGATCGAGAAGACGGGCACC
Coding sequences within it:
- a CDS encoding four helix bundle protein; the encoded protein is MRNHRKLRAFELADELVMSVYSATRTFPKDEMFGLTSQLRRAPASIPSNIVEGYAKYSEADFLRFLDMALGFIREVEYQLTIARRLEYTNGETAEQLVSKAIRPALCVCLSYCRGSLREPNVMIAERSTTINKPSVNRTLPPTLQGTSRRLGTFDH